In a genomic window of Longimicrobiaceae bacterium:
- a CDS encoding polysaccharide biosynthesis/export family protein yields MRSLTALLLVLIWTVAAAPLAAQFPGTATSSEDELVPAFSVGDAIRISVWGHPELSGEFEIGADSTIIHPVYQTIPVAGRSLETVTESVRTVLRRFLAEPEFVVEPLIRVSVGGAVTSPNIYTFTSYTTVAQAVTRAGPLRHAALERVRVLRAGGTMYVDVTRPYIEISHLRLRTGDQVIVDPKHNIWREYIRPAVQTAGSVASLAWLFLRITRVL; encoded by the coding sequence ATGAGATCGCTGACCGCGCTCCTCCTCGTTCTGATCTGGACTGTCGCCGCCGCCCCGCTCGCAGCTCAGTTCCCGGGAACCGCGACCTCGTCGGAAGACGAGCTCGTGCCCGCCTTCAGCGTCGGAGACGCCATACGCATCTCCGTGTGGGGCCATCCGGAGCTGAGCGGCGAGTTCGAGATCGGCGCGGACAGCACCATCATTCACCCGGTCTACCAGACCATCCCGGTAGCGGGGCGATCCCTGGAAACGGTTACGGAATCGGTGCGAACGGTGCTCCGCCGCTTCCTGGCGGAACCGGAGTTCGTCGTGGAGCCGCTCATCCGTGTGAGCGTGGGCGGAGCGGTCACCTCTCCCAACATCTACACCTTCACCTCGTATACCACCGTCGCGCAGGCGGTTACCAGGGCGGGGCCCCTGCGGCACGCCGCGCTCGAGCGAGTGAGGGTCCTGCGAGCGGGTGGAACGATGTACGTGGACGTGACCCGTCCCTACATCGAGATATCGCATCTGCGCCTGCGCACGGGCGACCAGGTCATCGTCGATCCCAAGCACAACATCTGGCGGGAATACATCCGCCCGGCCGTCCAGACTGCCGGCTCGGTGGCGTCGCTGGCGTGGCTGTTCCTGCGGATCACCCGCGTCCTGTAG